In Blastopirellula sp. J2-11, a single genomic region encodes these proteins:
- the bioF gene encoding 8-amino-7-oxononanoate synthase yields MTRRPLAWLEEELQTLDQLQLRRRLRTHAGPQTAEIAVDGQPLINFGGNDYLGLAADPRIAAAATAAIQTEGWGSGASPLVTGHGQSHAALEAAVAKLEGTEAALLFSSGFAANVGAITALAGKGDVIFSDAKNHASIIDGVRLSGARPQIYQHLDVDHLEKLIAQAAPFRRRLIVTDSLFSMDGDFAPLKELTELAAQYDAMLLVDEAHATGVFGEQGRGVCEQLGVEDQVDVRVGTFSKALGGHGGFVVGSRSLIDWLLNRARSYIFSTAAPMAAAAAMIAALQIVHDEPQRRQLLLERATKLRSDLRAQGWQVGGESQIIPIRLGEPEPTMQASLRLREQGLFVPGIRPPSVPSGESLLRISLSFAHTVEHLDRLVGALDQLRGQRRI; encoded by the coding sequence ATGACGCGACGACCACTTGCCTGGCTGGAAGAAGAACTGCAAACGCTCGATCAACTTCAGCTTCGCCGGCGTTTGCGCACGCACGCCGGTCCGCAAACCGCCGAAATTGCGGTCGACGGTCAGCCGCTGATCAACTTTGGCGGCAATGACTATCTTGGTCTGGCGGCCGATCCGCGCATCGCCGCAGCGGCGACCGCGGCGATTCAGACCGAAGGTTGGGGATCCGGCGCTAGTCCGCTGGTGACGGGACATGGCCAGTCGCATGCGGCGCTCGAGGCGGCGGTAGCAAAGTTGGAAGGAACCGAAGCGGCGCTCCTCTTCTCCTCGGGTTTCGCCGCCAACGTCGGCGCGATCACCGCTTTGGCCGGCAAAGGGGATGTCATCTTTAGTGACGCAAAGAACCACGCTAGTATTATCGACGGCGTCCGTCTCTCCGGCGCTCGCCCCCAAATCTATCAACATCTCGACGTCGATCATCTCGAAAAATTGATCGCCCAGGCAGCGCCGTTTCGTCGCCGGCTGATCGTGACCGATTCGCTGTTCAGCATGGATGGCGATTTTGCCCCGTTGAAGGAACTGACCGAATTAGCCGCTCAATACGACGCGATGCTGCTGGTCGACGAAGCCCACGCGACCGGCGTTTTCGGCGAACAAGGCCGCGGAGTTTGCGAACAATTGGGTGTCGAAGACCAAGTCGACGTTCGCGTCGGCACGTTCAGCAAAGCGCTCGGCGGACATGGCGGCTTTGTAGTTGGCAGTCGTTCGCTGATTGATTGGCTGCTGAATCGGGCTCGCAGCTATATCTTTTCGACCGCGGCGCCGATGGCTGCGGCGGCCGCAATGATCGCCGCGCTGCAAATCGTACACGACGAACCGCAGCGTCGCCAACTGCTGCTAGAGCGAGCGACGAAACTGCGCAGCGATCTACGCGCACAAGGGTGGCAAGTCGGCGGCGAAAGTCAGATCATCCCGATCCGACTGGGCGAGCCGGAGCCGACGATGCAAGCCTCGCTGCGCCTGCGCGAACAAGGCCTGTTCGTCCCCGGCATTCGTCCCCCCAGCGTCCCCAGCGGCGAGTCTCTGCTACGCATCAGTCTTAGTTTCGCTCATACTGTCGAACATCTCGACCGACTGGTCGGTGCGCTCGATCAACTTCGCGGCCAGCGCCGAATCTAG
- a CDS encoding transaldolase family protein: MASPLESLIAAGTKLWLDSIDPDLVRSNFALGASGATSNPVIVSDLIKTGRFDDKIAALLEQGFSDSDLAWKLTDELVSGAQSVFLPVWEKTSGNDGYVSFELDPLLEDPEADMPHADRVAKYIELGKQWATGQKNRMIKVPATPAGLDALEELCAAGITLNVTLIFTERQYEAARDAIWRGAQRRENLDNFKSVYSIFVSRVDVYTDQHLPQLTDAAQGQLGIVNAKRIWQANKAFWSDKPVKLQQEMIFASTGTKKPEDPAWKYVAAFAGSDIETNPPGTNDKVQQSGKMITSEIDEMPSAEVLADLDKHVDYSHLEKTLMEEGIAKFANPQKGLLKLIGEKRAAIKVG; this comes from the coding sequence GTGGCCTCACCGCTTGAATCGCTGATCGCTGCCGGTACAAAACTGTGGCTCGACTCGATCGATCCCGATCTGGTCCGCTCGAATTTCGCCCTGGGCGCTTCGGGGGCGACCTCGAACCCTGTGATCGTCTCGGACTTGATCAAGACGGGCCGATTTGACGACAAGATCGCCGCGCTGCTGGAACAGGGGTTCTCTGACAGCGACTTGGCCTGGAAGCTGACCGACGAGTTGGTTTCCGGCGCCCAAAGCGTCTTCTTGCCGGTCTGGGAGAAGACGAGCGGCAACGACGGTTACGTCAGCTTCGAGCTCGATCCGTTGCTAGAAGATCCGGAAGCGGACATGCCGCACGCCGATCGGGTCGCTAAGTACATCGAGCTGGGCAAGCAATGGGCCACAGGACAGAAGAACCGCATGATCAAGGTTCCGGCCACTCCTGCCGGGCTCGACGCGTTGGAAGAACTGTGCGCCGCCGGCATCACGCTGAACGTGACGTTGATCTTTACTGAGCGTCAGTACGAAGCGGCTCGTGACGCGATCTGGCGGGGAGCCCAACGTCGCGAGAACCTCGACAACTTCAAGAGCGTCTACTCGATCTTCGTTTCGCGGGTCGATGTTTATACCGATCAGCATTTGCCGCAACTGACCGACGCCGCCCAGGGACAGTTGGGGATCGTCAACGCCAAACGCATTTGGCAGGCGAACAAAGCGTTCTGGAGCGACAAGCCGGTCAAGCTGCAACAGGAAATGATCTTTGCATCGACCGGAACCAAAAAGCCGGAAGACCCCGCGTGGAAGTATGTCGCTGCGTTCGCCGGCAGCGACATCGAAACCAATCCGCCGGGGACCAACGACAAAGTCCAACAGAGCGGCAAGATGATCACCAGCGAAATTGACGAGATGCCGAGCGCCGAAGTGCTGGCCGATCTCGACAAGCATGTCGACTATTCGCATCTCGAAAAGACGCTGATGGAAGAAGGCATCGCGAAGTTCGCCAATCCGCAAAAGGGCCTGCTGAAACTGATCGGCGAAAAACGAGCCGCAATCAAAGTTGGCTAG
- a CDS encoding DUF1559 domain-containing protein, which translates to MDRELTNFLPLQRRRFAFTLVELLVVIAIIGVLIALLLPAVQQARESARRMQCTNNLKQIGIGLHNYHDTLGSFPSGYVSYNKYGSISSLPTGDYDATTWDAAPGWGWGKLILPYVEQTGLAAALDNRRKVWDATHQAGAQTKVEMFLCPSSAGPTDPLLVVDDAGVALDKGAGSIYLGRSHYVVSHGQEECWGDASGPSGGYNGDAGKIADGPFFRNSNTRFRDVVDGLSNSVFCGEHTSRLSDKTWVGVVPGAFVHPRINSPDNGAESAATLVLVHSGPAIGEQDALGNPIIHPPNFPTLHVGQMQSEHTGGANVLLGDGSVRFISEVVNRQLFAAMTSIAEGEVVSYE; encoded by the coding sequence ATGGATCGCGAATTGACGAACTTTTTACCCCTGCAACGTAGACGCTTTGCCTTTACGCTGGTCGAGTTGTTGGTGGTCATTGCGATCATCGGCGTCCTGATCGCGTTGCTATTGCCGGCCGTCCAACAGGCCCGCGAGTCCGCTCGCCGCATGCAATGCACCAACAACCTAAAGCAGATCGGTATCGGCCTGCACAACTACCACGACACGCTCGGTTCGTTCCCCTCCGGCTACGTTTCGTACAACAAGTATGGATCAATCAGCAGCTTGCCGACCGGCGACTATGACGCGACGACCTGGGACGCCGCGCCAGGCTGGGGTTGGGGAAAACTGATCCTGCCGTATGTCGAACAGACCGGACTCGCCGCCGCGCTCGACAATCGGCGAAAGGTCTGGGATGCGACGCATCAAGCCGGGGCGCAAACCAAGGTCGAAATGTTTCTTTGTCCCTCCTCGGCTGGCCCGACCGATCCGCTGTTGGTGGTCGACGACGCTGGCGTCGCGCTCGACAAAGGCGCCGGATCCATTTATCTCGGACGCTCCCACTATGTCGTCAGTCACGGACAGGAAGAATGCTGGGGAGACGCCAGCGGACCCAGCGGAGGCTATAACGGCGACGCCGGCAAAATTGCGGACGGTCCCTTCTTTCGCAATTCAAACACGCGTTTTCGGGACGTGGTCGACGGACTGTCGAACAGCGTCTTTTGCGGTGAGCATACGTCGCGACTGAGCGACAAAACGTGGGTCGGCGTCGTGCCGGGCGCCTTTGTGCACCCGCGGATTAACTCGCCCGACAACGGCGCCGAGTCTGCAGCGACGCTGGTGCTAGTCCACAGTGGACCGGCGATCGGCGAACAAGACGCGCTCGGCAATCCGATTATTCATCCCCCCAATTTTCCGACTTTGCATGTCGGGCAGATGCAGTCCGAACATACCGGCGGCGCCAACGTGCTGTTGGGGGACGGTTCGGTCCGCTTCATTTCCGAAGTCGTCAATCGTCAACTGTTCGCTGCGATGACCAGCATCGCCGAAGGAGAAGTCGTTTCCTATGAGTAA
- a CDS encoding VOC family protein, with translation MTIAFQQTIPILRIFDVDKAKQFYVDFLGFAIDWEHRFDPTAPLYMQVSRGGLILHLSEHHGDASPGANVFIWMTGVESLHAEITAKGYAYNRPSVEKTFYNSLSMKVIDPFHNQLQFNEEIKSDGEV, from the coding sequence ATGACCATCGCCTTTCAACAAACGATCCCGATCTTGCGGATCTTTGATGTCGACAAAGCCAAACAGTTTTATGTCGACTTCTTGGGATTCGCCATCGACTGGGAGCATCGGTTCGATCCGACTGCACCGCTTTACATGCAGGTCTCCCGAGGTGGGCTGATCTTGCATCTCAGCGAGCATCACGGCGACGCCAGCCCCGGCGCGAATGTCTTTATCTGGATGACCGGCGTTGAATCGCTGCATGCCGAAATCACCGCGAAGGGGTACGCCTACAATCGCCCCAGCGTCGAAAAGACGTTCTACAACTCGCTCAGCATGAAGGTGATCGATCCGTTCCATAATCAGCTGCAGTTTAATGAAGAGATCAAATCGGATGGCGAGGTGTAG
- a CDS encoding DUF4259 domain-containing protein yields MGTFGTGVFDNDGALDFVCELVSQLTDKIHTCLEEGSADLDEEGDAVLLPAVAVISLLAKNCHAAPPDLEVIYSWRDRYLAIYDQQIDELDPDPGYKAERRQVVEATFEDLVTLAKMFAEE; encoded by the coding sequence ATGGGAACGTTCGGCACAGGCGTATTTGACAACGACGGAGCGCTTGACTTTGTCTGTGAACTAGTCAGCCAACTGACGGACAAGATTCATACATGTCTGGAAGAAGGGAGCGCCGATCTCGATGAAGAGGGAGACGCCGTGCTGTTGCCGGCTGTCGCGGTCATCAGTTTGCTGGCGAAAAACTGCCATGCCGCGCCGCCTGATCTGGAAGTGATCTACTCGTGGCGCGATCGTTATCTGGCGATCTATGATCAACAGATCGATGAACTGGATCCCGATCCTGGATACAAAGCGGAACGCCGCCAAGTGGTGGAAGCGACGTTCGAGGATTTGGTGACGCTGGCGAAGATGTTTGCCGAGGAGTGA
- a CDS encoding potassium channel family protein — protein METDDSFDHHVDPKRPSPLSAPIRKMVTGAVLFVLICVVAVVGYVSAGWELADSIYMVIITIFGVGYGEVQPVESIPLRALTIVVIIAGYGAVIYTVGGFMQMVVDGELQKALRSRRMTKDIEKLSGHTILCGVGRMGSILARELHAEGKPFVVIDADDARLQAADAMGYLIIKGDATEEFVLEQAGIRQASVLATVLSADATNVFVAVTAREMNPDLMIIARAENPRTEKKLIGCGANKVVLPTAIGAKKLAQMIIRPSAENMLEQLTHRSDMNEELGRIGLQFDELQVAEGSTLVNKQLGDIELRSNHGFLIVGIRRLDGSTMLNPPANTLLAAGDIVIVLGHDDDIPQLAERFSATKGKIMYRGAMIDAD, from the coding sequence GTGGAAACTGACGATAGTTTCGACCACCACGTCGACCCCAAGCGTCCAAGTCCGCTGTCGGCGCCCATTCGCAAGATGGTCACCGGCGCCGTGCTGTTTGTTTTGATCTGCGTGGTCGCGGTCGTCGGCTACGTCTCGGCTGGCTGGGAGTTGGCCGATTCCATCTACATGGTGATTATCACCATCTTCGGCGTCGGCTATGGCGAAGTGCAGCCGGTCGAGTCAATCCCGCTGCGAGCATTGACGATCGTCGTCATCATCGCCGGCTATGGAGCGGTGATTTATACCGTCGGCGGGTTCATGCAAATGGTGGTCGATGGCGAATTGCAAAAGGCGTTGAGGTCGAGACGAATGACAAAAGACATTGAAAAACTGAGCGGTCACACCATCCTGTGCGGCGTTGGTCGAATGGGCTCGATCCTCGCGCGCGAACTGCACGCCGAAGGGAAGCCGTTCGTCGTGATTGATGCCGACGACGCCCGCTTGCAAGCGGCCGACGCGATGGGCTACTTGATCATCAAGGGAGATGCGACCGAGGAATTTGTCCTCGAGCAGGCCGGCATCCGCCAAGCCAGCGTGTTGGCGACGGTCCTCTCGGCGGACGCGACCAACGTTTTTGTCGCGGTCACCGCGCGCGAGATGAATCCTGACCTGATGATCATCGCGCGGGCCGAGAATCCGCGCACCGAGAAAAAGCTGATCGGCTGCGGCGCCAACAAGGTGGTCTTGCCGACAGCGATCGGCGCCAAAAAGCTGGCCCAAATGATCATTCGCCCCTCGGCCGAAAACATGCTCGAGCAGCTGACGCACCGCAGCGACATGAACGAAGAACTGGGCCGCATCGGCCTGCAGTTTGACGAGTTGCAAGTCGCCGAAGGTTCGACGCTGGTCAACAAACAGCTGGGCGACATCGAACTGCGCAGCAACCATGGTTTCTTGATCGTCGGCATTCGCCGCTTGGACGGCTCGACGATGCTCAATCCGCCGGCCAACACGCTGCTCGCCGCCGGCGACATCGTCATCGTGCTGGGACACGACGACGACATCCCGCAACTCGCCGAACGCTTTAGCGCGACCAAGGGCAAGATCATGTATCGCGGCGCGATGATCGACGCGGATTAA
- the dgt gene encoding dGTP triphosphohydrolase — MELPLNWTTLLSSARTAWRKEGTATVASGPRRVDKRTPFERDYDRIVFSLPFRRLAKKTQVHPLAQNDHIHNRLTHSIEVASVARSFARRVTDLIVQTEELAPDQLTSIDWIVQSACLIHDIGNPPFGHAGEEVIRTWSAKHRDYLFPESIRAGLNEQEQAAIVADWEHFEGNAQGFRIASRADNPQAGYLRLTYATLGSVVKYPWGSTDTQTASKRKHNFHSLEKQEFADVFQTLGLVRSDGVYCRHPLSFLTEAADDICYRILDLEDAVAMQIFDKQRVHNLMLEISGNPNNSPMGIAQLRGEVIERMVDEFWKVFQDDYHRIMHGERVEDLKSSLPTEFKEYLDKVGEMYEEIFGHRKKIVTELGAYHVLGRILKTLLKTVEEISNAQSYDELHFLAKNCAELAWGKEYVEEHLAKEHRWWLGQAMDFVSGMTDNYATRLSRELDGLAFEL, encoded by the coding sequence ATGGAACTTCCCCTGAACTGGACGACGCTTTTATCTTCCGCGCGAACCGCCTGGCGGAAAGAGGGAACAGCGACGGTTGCTAGCGGACCGCGCCGCGTCGACAAGCGAACCCCGTTTGAGCGAGATTACGATCGCATCGTCTTTTCGCTCCCATTTCGCCGCTTGGCGAAAAAGACGCAGGTTCACCCTCTGGCGCAAAACGATCATATTCATAATCGGCTGACCCATTCGATTGAAGTTGCTAGCGTCGCCCGTTCGTTCGCTCGGCGTGTGACCGACTTGATCGTGCAAACCGAGGAACTCGCTCCGGATCAACTCACTTCGATCGATTGGATCGTGCAGTCCGCTTGCTTGATCCATGACATCGGCAATCCGCCGTTTGGTCACGCCGGCGAAGAAGTGATCCGGACCTGGTCGGCCAAGCACCGCGATTATCTTTTCCCAGAATCGATTCGCGCCGGCCTGAATGAGCAGGAGCAGGCCGCGATCGTCGCGGATTGGGAGCACTTTGAAGGAAACGCCCAGGGATTCCGGATCGCTTCGCGGGCCGACAATCCCCAAGCAGGCTACTTGCGTCTGACCTACGCCACGTTGGGAAGCGTGGTGAAGTATCCTTGGGGATCGACCGATACGCAGACCGCCAGCAAGCGCAAACACAACTTTCATTCGCTGGAGAAGCAGGAATTCGCCGACGTTTTTCAAACGCTCGGTCTGGTCCGCAGTGATGGCGTCTACTGCCGGCATCCCTTGTCTTTTTTGACCGAAGCGGCCGACGACATCTGTTACCGGATCCTTGACCTGGAAGATGCCGTCGCGATGCAAATCTTTGACAAGCAGCGCGTCCACAACTTGATGCTCGAGATTTCGGGCAACCCCAACAACTCCCCCATGGGCATCGCACAACTCCGGGGAGAAGTGATCGAGCGGATGGTCGACGAGTTCTGGAAAGTCTTTCAGGACGACTACCACCGCATCATGCATGGGGAACGAGTCGAAGATTTGAAATCGTCGCTTCCGACAGAATTCAAAGAGTACCTGGACAAGGTCGGCGAGATGTACGAAGAAATCTTCGGGCACCGCAAGAAGATCGTGACCGAACTGGGCGCCTACCATGTGCTGGGTCGGATCTTAAAAACGTTGCTGAAAACGGTCGAGGAAATCAGCAATGCCCAAAGCTACGACGAGCTCCATTTTCTGGCGAAGAACTGCGCCGAGCTAGCATGGGGAAAAGAATACGTGGAAGAGCATCTCGCGAAAGAACATCGCTGGTGGTTAGGCCAAGCAATGGATTTTGTCAGCGGGATGACTGACAACTATGCGACCCGGTTGTCGCGCGAGTTGGATGGATTGGCGTTTGAGCTATAA
- the smpB gene encoding SsrA-binding protein SmpB gives MAKKKDSKEDQKKKLERPIGENRKARHDYEIIDTLECGILLVGSEVKTLRDGKVSLGEAFARVLRGEVFLVNCEIPEYRNTSMFLNHEPKRPRKLLLRKSEIIKFAAKSDDKGLSIVPLKMYFKRGLVKVLLGVGRGRKQHDKRDKLKQQDAKRDIARVMRSRD, from the coding sequence ATGGCGAAAAAAAAAGATTCCAAAGAAGACCAAAAGAAGAAGCTCGAACGGCCCATCGGCGAAAACCGTAAAGCGCGGCATGATTACGAAATCATCGACACGCTGGAATGCGGCATCCTGTTGGTCGGTAGCGAAGTGAAGACGTTGCGCGACGGCAAAGTTTCGTTGGGGGAAGCGTTTGCCCGCGTGCTGCGCGGTGAAGTTTTTTTGGTGAATTGCGAGATCCCCGAGTATCGCAACACCAGCATGTTTCTGAATCACGAACCAAAACGCCCTCGCAAGCTGCTGTTGCGCAAAAGCGAAATCATCAAATTCGCCGCCAAGAGCGACGACAAAGGGCTGAGCATCGTTCCGCTCAAGATGTACTTCAAACGAGGCCTGGTCAAAGTACTGCTCGGCGTCGGCCGTGGACGCAAGCAACATGACAAGCGCGATAAGCTGAAGCAGCAAGACGCCAAACGGGATATCGCCCGAGTGATGCGCAGCCGGGATTAG
- a CDS encoding lipoyl(octanoyl) transferase LipB, translating to MSSRTNDHYDSTGVDFHYLGMIDFDLCLALQRRLVYEASGRDDERITVLLCQHTSMITVGRAGSRQHIRLTQDELDSLRWQVRWVGRGGGCVLHGPGQLAIYPIVPLRARNWTVGEYLERLQQALVTSAVSLGVPAYTRPGRYGVWGKSGLLAAVGAAVQNWITSHGAFLNIHASGDSQSFVEANPAELAAPGDSPIMGSLLSETDRPARIETVARIAARRLADSFDCVDRRWYEGHPLLFEISEHQRERLARVG from the coding sequence GTGTCTTCTCGTACAAACGACCACTATGATTCGACAGGCGTTGACTTCCATTACTTAGGAATGATCGACTTTGACCTGTGTCTCGCTTTACAGCGCCGACTGGTTTACGAAGCCAGCGGCCGTGATGACGAGCGAATTACCGTACTCCTGTGCCAACATACGAGTATGATCACCGTCGGCCGAGCAGGTTCGCGGCAACATATTCGTTTGACGCAGGACGAACTCGATTCACTTCGCTGGCAAGTTCGCTGGGTCGGCCGGGGGGGCGGTTGCGTGCTGCACGGTCCCGGCCAATTAGCGATTTATCCCATTGTACCGCTACGAGCCCGAAATTGGACCGTCGGCGAATATTTGGAGCGATTGCAGCAAGCCCTTGTGACTTCAGCAGTTTCGCTCGGCGTGCCTGCCTATACGCGGCCTGGGCGCTACGGCGTATGGGGAAAAAGCGGCCTCTTAGCTGCGGTTGGCGCTGCGGTGCAAAACTGGATCACCAGTCACGGAGCATTTCTCAACATCCACGCGAGCGGCGACTCCCAGTCGTTTGTCGAAGCGAATCCCGCTGAATTAGCGGCGCCCGGCGACTCGCCCATTATGGGGAGCCTGCTGTCAGAAACGGATCGACCAGCTAGAATTGAGACTGTGGCCCGAATCGCAGCGCGACGGCTGGCTGATTCCTTTGACTGCGTCGACCGGCGTTGGTACGAAGGGCATCCTTTGCTTTTTGAAATCTCCGAGCATCAACGTGAGCGACTCGCACGAGTTGGTTGA
- the lipA gene encoding lipoyl synthase, producing MSDSHELVELPIVDLPIIDAPAPSSHPKQRLPKWLKRNVPKGNANHFTQELLEELQLETVCDSAKCPNRMECYSQKTATFMILGNICTRACSFCSVPRGKPEELSSDEPERLAEAAFRLGLKHVVITSVTRDDLPDGGAQHYIRCIEAVRERTGATVEVLTPDFIHSKESLDKIIVDASPDVFNHNTETVPRLYKRVRGPKSEYAWTLGLLKRVKALNPKVKTKSGLMLGLGETHEEIFAVLEDLRANDVDFLTLGQYLQPDEQRFLPVERYIPPEEFEMLGRKSKELGFKQVASGPFVRSSYHARDMAEAY from the coding sequence GTGAGCGACTCGCACGAGTTGGTTGAACTTCCGATTGTCGACCTGCCGATCATCGACGCCCCGGCGCCAAGTTCCCATCCGAAACAACGTCTGCCGAAGTGGTTGAAACGGAACGTCCCCAAGGGGAACGCCAACCACTTTACGCAAGAGCTGCTCGAAGAATTGCAGCTCGAAACGGTCTGCGACAGCGCCAAGTGTCCTAACCGGATGGAGTGCTATTCGCAGAAGACCGCGACCTTCATGATTTTGGGCAACATCTGCACGCGTGCTTGCAGCTTCTGCTCGGTTCCCCGCGGCAAGCCTGAAGAACTGTCGAGCGATGAGCCGGAGCGCTTGGCCGAAGCCGCGTTCCGCTTGGGGCTCAAGCATGTCGTCATCACGTCGGTGACCCGCGACGATCTGCCCGACGGCGGCGCCCAGCACTATATCCGCTGTATCGAAGCGGTCCGCGAACGGACCGGTGCGACGGTCGAAGTGCTGACGCCAGACTTCATTCATAGCAAAGAATCGCTCGACAAGATCATCGTCGACGCGTCGCCGGACGTCTTCAACCACAATACGGAAACGGTCCCCCGGCTCTACAAACGGGTCCGCGGCCCGAAGTCAGAATATGCCTGGACGCTTGGTCTGCTCAAACGGGTCAAAGCGCTGAACCCTAAGGTCAAAACCAAAAGCGGTTTGATGTTAGGACTGGGCGAGACGCACGAAGAGATCTTCGCCGTGCTGGAAGACCTGCGAGCCAACGATGTCGACTTTCTGACCCTCGGTCAATATCTGCAACCTGACGAGCAACGCTTCCTGCCGGTCGAGCGTTATATCCCGCCGGAAGAGTTCGAGATGCTCGGCCGCAAGTCCAAAGAACTCGGCTTCAAACAGGTCGCCAGCGGCCCGTTCGTGCGTAGTAGCTATCATGCTCGGGATATGGCCGAAGCGTACTAG
- the pheT gene encoding phenylalanine--tRNA ligase subunit beta gives MLVSWKWLNDYLQLDVSEAEFCDRVTMAGLNYDGSESVGDDRQLDLEVTSNRPDWLGHIGIAREASVLFDFDLQIPPAQVTATGQAISDYLSVTIEDESFCPRYIARTIKGVKVGPSPEWLARRLDTLGINVVNNVVDITNYVLMEIGQPLHAFDLAKIDGSGITVRQALAGEKFMAIDHKTYDLELGDYVIADEVGAVAIAGVMGGADSEVTEATTDLLIEAAQFAALPVRTTSRRLKLKSDSSYRFERGVDPEMIDWASRRCCELILDMAGGELAEGSIYAGRQPQPRKSVTLRLGQLKRILGIEVPADEVERILSRLGNEIESVASQKITVIPPSWRRDLDREVDLVEEVARIHGYDKIPQDAAVKMSASHRSDADRVRSRVRSLMIAAGMNEAVTRSVVSSEWSAAFHGWSQSEALTVTIPMVRGEDCLRLSVLPSLLGARRMNEKFDNSPIELYEVAKVYLPRKDDLPDERYMVSMTSGRDFRGLKGVIETLVHSLNPTVRVTASRFSDGLLDVEQACELKINGKTLGFLGLLSASAQKQFELQQPATVAELDLSVLEELTVLIPQHFDFSTYPVMTRDLNLVVDETLTWDQLEAAVSASAGELLEKVEYREIFRDTQKDGAGKKRVLFTITLRAADRTLTGEEADAVRDNIVAACEKQLDAKLLG, from the coding sequence ATGTTAGTATCCTGGAAGTGGCTCAACGATTATCTGCAGCTTGACGTTTCGGAAGCGGAATTCTGCGACCGCGTCACGATGGCGGGCCTCAACTACGACGGTTCTGAATCGGTTGGCGATGATCGTCAGTTGGATCTGGAAGTGACCAGCAATCGCCCCGATTGGCTCGGCCATATCGGCATTGCACGCGAAGCGTCGGTATTGTTCGACTTCGATCTGCAAATTCCGCCGGCCCAAGTCACCGCAACCGGCCAAGCGATCAGCGACTATCTGAGCGTCACGATCGAGGACGAATCGTTCTGCCCGCGCTACATCGCCCGGACGATCAAAGGGGTGAAAGTTGGCCCCAGCCCCGAGTGGCTCGCGCGGCGGCTAGATACCCTGGGCATCAACGTCGTCAACAATGTCGTCGATATCACCAACTATGTGTTGATGGAAATCGGCCAGCCGCTGCACGCGTTTGACCTGGCCAAGATCGATGGTTCCGGCATTACCGTTCGCCAGGCGCTGGCCGGCGAAAAGTTCATGGCGATCGATCACAAGACGTACGACCTGGAACTGGGCGATTATGTCATTGCGGACGAAGTTGGCGCCGTCGCGATCGCCGGCGTCATGGGCGGGGCCGACTCGGAAGTGACCGAAGCGACGACCGACCTGCTGATCGAAGCGGCTCAGTTCGCGGCGCTGCCGGTTCGCACGACCTCGCGCCGCTTGAAGCTAAAAAGCGATTCCTCCTACCGCTTCGAGCGCGGCGTCGATCCCGAGATGATCGATTGGGCCAGTCGCCGCTGCTGCGAACTGATCCTCGACATGGCTGGCGGCGAACTGGCCGAAGGCTCGATCTATGCCGGCCGCCAACCGCAGCCGCGCAAGTCGGTCACGTTGCGTCTGGGGCAACTGAAACGGATCCTGGGGATTGAAGTTCCCGCCGATGAGGTCGAGCGCATCTTGTCGCGTTTGGGCAACGAAATCGAATCGGTCGCCAGCCAAAAAATCACTGTCATCCCACCCAGTTGGCGCCGCGATCTCGATCGCGAGGTCGACCTGGTCGAAGAAGTGGCCCGCATCCATGGCTACGACAAGATTCCGCAAGACGCCGCGGTGAAGATGTCGGCCTCGCATCGCAGCGACGCCGACCGGGTTCGCTCACGCGTGCGCTCGTTGATGATCGCCGCCGGCATGAACGAAGCCGTCACGCGCAGCGTCGTCAGCAGCGAGTGGTCGGCTGCGTTCCATGGTTGGAGTCAGTCGGAAGCGTTGACCGTCACCATTCCGATGGTTCGCGGCGAAGATTGCCTCCGCTTAAGCGTGCTGCCGAGCCTGTTGGGCGCCCGACGGATGAACGAGAAATTCGACAACTCGCCGATCGAGCTATACGAAGTCGCCAAGGTTTATCTGCCGCGCAAAGATGACCTGCCGGATGAACGCTATATGGTCAGCATGACCAGCGGGCGCGATTTCCGCGGACTCAAAGGAGTGATCGAAACGCTGGTCCACTCGCTCAATCCGACCGTTCGCGTCACCGCGTCGCGTTTCTCCGACGGTCTGCTCGATGTGGAGCAAGCGTGCGAGTTGAAGATCAACGGCAAGACGCTCGGATTCTTGGGGCTCTTGAGCGCTTCGGCCCAAAAGCAGTTTGAATTGCAACAACCGGCGACCGTCGCCGAGCTCGATCTGAGCGTGCTGGAAGAGCTGACGGTGCTGATTCCTCAGCATTTTGATTTCAGCACCTATCCGGTGATGACGCGCGACTTGAATTTGGTGGTCGACGAGACGCTGACCTGGGATCAGCTGGAAGCGGCCGTCAGCGCTTCGGCCGGCGAACTGCTAGAGAAGGTTGAGTACCGCGAGATCTTCCGCGACACGCAAAAAGATGGCGCCGGCAAAAAGCGGGTGCTGTTCACTATCACGCTACGAGCCGCCGATCGCACGCTGACCGGCGAAGAAGCGGATGCGGTGCGCGATAACATCGTCGCTGCGTGTGAAAAGCAGCTGGACGCGAAGCTGCTGGGCTAG